A single region of the Streptomyces sp. NBC_00236 genome encodes:
- a CDS encoding acyl carrier protein, whose product MERIAAWIQSKNPELDRPVTPQEDLIEGRLIDSLDFLEFIYLLEDVSGTTIDLQEVSVDDFRSLDRIRERFLGHPAPATP is encoded by the coding sequence ATGGAACGCATCGCCGCATGGATCCAGTCCAAGAACCCCGAGCTCGACCGCCCGGTCACCCCACAGGAGGACCTCATCGAGGGCCGTCTGATCGACTCCCTCGACTTCCTGGAGTTCATCTACCTCCTGGAGGACGTGTCCGGCACCACGATCGACCTCCAGGAGGTCAGCGTGGACGACTTCCGCTCCCTGGACCGGATCCGCGAACGCTTCCTCGGGCACCCGGCCCCGGCCACCCCGTGA
- a CDS encoding class I SAM-dependent methyltransferase has product MAGSSYDAQAAADYRAAREIPLEGLTAWRQAIAETLRPRPGMTVLDVGAGTGGFATAFRDWFGVRVLAIEPAAAMRALITTGDGIEALDGRAEGLPVPDASADAAWLGSVIHHLSDLDAAARELRRALRPGAPVLIRNAFPGRCDRDLRVRFFPETAEGIDAYPGVDTVVAAFAAAGFARTVLLRSLPQQSAPTLTEYAGRLRRDADSKLRALPDDVYAQGLARLRSAAARSPQEPATSWMDLLVLV; this is encoded by the coding sequence ATGGCAGGCAGTTCCTACGACGCCCAGGCGGCCGCCGACTACCGGGCCGCCCGCGAGATCCCCCTGGAGGGGCTCACGGCCTGGCGGCAGGCCATCGCCGAGACGCTCCGGCCGCGGCCCGGCATGACCGTCCTCGACGTCGGCGCCGGCACCGGCGGTTTCGCCACGGCCTTCCGTGACTGGTTCGGTGTGCGGGTGCTGGCCATCGAACCGGCCGCCGCGATGCGCGCGCTCATCACCACCGGCGACGGGATCGAGGCGCTCGACGGACGTGCCGAGGGACTGCCCGTGCCCGACGCGAGCGCGGACGCCGCCTGGCTGGGTTCCGTCATCCACCATCTGTCCGACCTGGATGCGGCCGCCCGGGAACTGCGCCGCGCTCTCAGGCCCGGCGCCCCGGTGCTCATCCGGAACGCGTTCCCGGGCCGCTGCGATCGCGACCTGCGTGTCCGCTTCTTCCCGGAGACGGCTGAGGGCATCGACGCGTACCCCGGCGTCGACACGGTCGTCGCGGCCTTCGCCGCCGCCGGCTTCGCACGCACGGTGCTGCTGCGGTCCCTGCCCCAGCAGTCCGCCCCCACACTCACCGAGTACGCCGGACGCCTGCGCCGCGACGCCGACTCGAAACTGCGCGCACTGCCCGACGACGTCTACGCCCAAGGCCTCGCCCGCCTGCGCAGCGCCGCGGCGCGGTCTCCCCAGGAGCCCGCCACCAGCTGGATGGACCTGCTGGTCCTGGTATGA
- a CDS encoding 3-hydroxybutyrate dehydrogenase, translating to METSRRPDHEPAAPSPGGSPQVPAAPLLAGRTALVTGAASGIGRACAQALASAGAHVHVVDRSGEAAKGLAEEIGGTAWVVDLSDPAVVDTLPADADVVVNNAGIQHVAPVHEFPPDRFALIQRVMVETPFRILRRTLPGMYERGWGRVVNISSVHGLRASPYKSAYVTAKHALEGLSKVVALEAAEYGVTSNCVSPGYVRTPLVENQIADQARTHGISEADVVGRVMLERSAIKRLIEPADVAEAVLWLCGPRTGHITGTSLSMDGGWTAN from the coding sequence ATGGAGACTTCCCGCAGACCGGATCACGAGCCCGCCGCCCCTTCCCCCGGCGGATCACCGCAGGTACCCGCAGCACCGCTGCTGGCCGGGCGCACCGCGCTGGTCACCGGTGCGGCGAGCGGTATCGGGCGGGCCTGTGCGCAGGCGCTGGCCTCGGCGGGAGCGCATGTGCACGTGGTGGACCGGTCGGGCGAGGCGGCGAAGGGCCTTGCGGAGGAGATCGGCGGGACGGCCTGGGTGGTGGACCTGTCCGACCCCGCGGTCGTCGACACACTCCCGGCCGACGCGGACGTCGTGGTCAACAACGCGGGGATCCAGCACGTCGCACCCGTCCACGAGTTCCCGCCGGACCGGTTCGCGCTGATCCAGCGCGTGATGGTGGAGACCCCGTTCCGCATCTTGCGCCGGACCCTGCCGGGCATGTACGAACGCGGCTGGGGGCGCGTGGTCAACATCTCGTCGGTGCACGGGCTGCGCGCGAGTCCCTACAAGTCGGCCTATGTCACGGCCAAGCACGCGTTGGAGGGGCTGAGCAAGGTGGTGGCGCTCGAAGCGGCGGAGTACGGGGTGACGAGCAACTGCGTCAGCCCCGGCTACGTACGCACTCCCCTGGTCGAGAACCAGATCGCCGACCAGGCACGGACGCACGGCATCTCGGAGGCGGACGTGGTGGGGCGGGTGATGCTGGAGCGCAGCGCGATCAAGCGGCTGATCGAGCCGGCGGACGTCGCCGAGGCGGTCCTGTGGCTGTGCGGGCCGCGGACCGGCCACATCACGGGCACCTCGCTCTCCATGGACGGCGGCTGGACCGCCAACTGA
- a CDS encoding helix-turn-helix domain-containing protein, which translates to MPEPLPSAAPHLRRLFDLLADDAPAEALGAVSSQARGDGVPAEELAEVERATATALRIRGALRQHRRRELQLTALFDTAGDLAASRDLDDVLKAIVRRARMLLGTDTAYLTLPDEEAGDTYMRVTDGSVSVLFQRLRLELGEGLGGLVAQTASPYATPDYPADERFHHTRNINAGVLDEGLVAILGVPLLLGSSRGGTGKVIGVLFAADRAPRVFSPDEVALLCSLAAHAAIAIDTARALADTTAALAELAEANAELAEANAAVRAHSAAMRRAEESHDRLTDLVLRGRDVKDVAAAVAGLLDSPLTIHDPGGRPLAAVRPDGSGFAADSMDAGWLAEAAEESRTGARAVHRDGRVVCAVLAGQELLAGLVLHRGRALDDSDRRLFERSAVVTGLLLLLRRTVAETENRIRGELIADLLTDTGRDPAGLAERGRRLGIDLDRPHLLLVAETGARERLAPAAMRYLFGGDIQGVSAEHAGTVVLLVEDDGTAAGRAARSAAAQLSQLAQSPVTVAAAGPAGGPRELAAAYGEAARCLRAMRVLGRTGEGACVEELGFLGVVLGNAQDVDGFVTAALGPLLEYDAQRGTHLVRTLGAYFAAGGSLIRAKDELHVHVNTVVQRLDRIQVLLGRDWNEPDRALELQLALRLHLLSGARPAGTR; encoded by the coding sequence ATGCCTGAACCGCTCCCCTCCGCCGCGCCCCACCTCCGGCGCCTGTTCGACCTGCTGGCCGACGACGCGCCCGCGGAGGCGCTGGGGGCGGTCTCCTCGCAGGCGCGGGGGGACGGTGTGCCCGCCGAGGAGCTCGCCGAGGTGGAGCGGGCCACGGCCACCGCGCTGCGGATCAGGGGCGCCCTGCGGCAGCACCGGCGTCGCGAGCTCCAGCTCACCGCGCTGTTCGACACGGCGGGCGACCTGGCGGCCTCCCGGGATCTGGACGACGTGCTGAAGGCGATCGTGCGGCGGGCCAGGATGCTGCTGGGCACGGACACGGCCTATCTGACGCTTCCGGACGAGGAGGCGGGCGACACCTACATGCGGGTCACCGACGGGTCGGTGTCGGTCCTCTTCCAGCGGCTGCGCCTGGAACTCGGCGAGGGGCTTGGCGGTCTGGTGGCACAGACCGCGAGCCCGTACGCGACGCCGGACTACCCCGCCGACGAGCGCTTCCACCACACCCGCAACATCAACGCCGGGGTCCTGGACGAGGGCCTGGTCGCCATCCTGGGCGTTCCCCTGCTGCTCGGTTCCAGCCGGGGCGGTACGGGAAAGGTGATCGGCGTCCTCTTCGCGGCCGACCGCGCGCCCCGGGTCTTCAGCCCCGACGAGGTCGCCCTGCTCTGTTCACTGGCCGCGCACGCCGCCATCGCCATCGACACGGCCCGCGCGCTCGCCGACACCACCGCGGCCCTGGCCGAACTGGCGGAGGCGAACGCGGAGCTGGCCGAGGCCAACGCCGCCGTACGGGCGCACTCGGCGGCCATGCGGCGGGCCGAGGAGTCGCACGACCGGCTGACGGACCTGGTGCTGCGCGGCCGGGACGTGAAGGACGTCGCGGCGGCCGTCGCCGGACTGCTCGACTCCCCGCTGACCATCCACGACCCGGGCGGCCGCCCGCTGGCCGCGGTGCGCCCGGACGGGAGCGGCTTCGCCGCCGACAGCATGGATGCCGGGTGGCTGGCGGAGGCGGCCGAGGAGTCCCGTACGGGGGCGCGTGCCGTGCACCGCGACGGGCGGGTGGTCTGCGCGGTGCTCGCCGGGCAGGAGCTGCTGGCCGGCCTGGTCCTGCACCGGGGCCGGGCGCTGGACGACTCCGACCGCAGACTCTTCGAACGCTCGGCGGTGGTCACGGGTCTGCTCCTGCTGCTGCGGCGCACGGTGGCCGAGACGGAGAACCGGATCCGGGGCGAGCTGATCGCCGACCTGCTGACGGACACCGGCCGCGACCCGGCGGGGCTGGCCGAGCGCGGCCGCCGCCTGGGCATCGACCTGGACCGCCCGCATCTGCTGCTGGTGGCGGAGACCGGGGCGCGGGAACGGCTGGCCCCGGCCGCCATGCGCTATCTGTTCGGCGGGGACATCCAGGGGGTGAGCGCCGAACACGCGGGCACGGTGGTGCTGTTGGTCGAGGACGACGGCACGGCCGCGGGCCGTGCGGCCCGCTCGGCGGCGGCCCAGCTGAGCCAGCTGGCGCAGTCCCCGGTCACCGTGGCCGCCGCCGGGCCGGCCGGGGGACCCCGGGAGCTGGCGGCGGCGTACGGCGAGGCGGCACGGTGCCTGCGGGCGATGCGGGTGCTGGGGCGTACGGGCGAGGGCGCGTGCGTGGAGGAACTCGGCTTCCTGGGCGTGGTCCTGGGCAACGCCCAGGACGTGGACGGCTTCGTGACGGCGGCACTGGGTCCGCTGCTGGAGTACGACGCGCAGCGCGGCACACATCTGGTGCGGACGCTGGGCGCGTACTTCGCCGCGGGCGGCAGCCTGATCCGGGCCAAGGACGAGCTGCACGTGCACGTGAACACGGTGGTGCAGCGCCTCGACCGGATCCAGGTGCTGCTGGGCCGGGACTGGAACGAACCGGACCGGGCGCTGGAGCTGCAACTGGCGCTGCGGCTTCATCTGTTGTCGGGCGCACGGCCTGCCGGCACCCGCTGA
- a CDS encoding transporter substrate-binding domain-containing protein, whose translation MKIATASVIADLAPSGVLRASVNLGNPVLAQGTPADPAGVTVDLAREIGARLGVPVELLCFDAARKSYEAMATGRADICFLAIDPAREAEVAFTAPYVLIEGVYAVPAGSELVSVTDVDRQGVRIGVKQGSAYDLFLTRTLRHASVVRGTEGVDVFRQQGLEAAAGIRQPMTEFVAADPDGVRLIEDRFMEIRQAVGTTRSRTPETVDFLRDVIEELKATGFVAEALCRSHRSGSLVAPPA comes from the coding sequence ATGAAGATCGCTACCGCCTCCGTCATCGCGGACCTGGCACCGTCGGGCGTGCTGAGGGCCTCGGTCAACCTCGGGAACCCGGTGCTGGCGCAGGGCACACCCGCCGACCCGGCCGGGGTCACGGTCGACCTCGCACGGGAGATCGGCGCACGTCTGGGCGTGCCGGTGGAGCTCCTCTGCTTCGACGCGGCCCGCAAGTCGTACGAGGCGATGGCCACCGGCCGGGCCGACATCTGCTTCCTGGCGATCGATCCGGCGCGGGAGGCCGAGGTCGCCTTCACCGCCCCCTACGTGCTGATCGAGGGCGTGTACGCCGTGCCGGCCGGCTCGGAACTCGTCTCCGTCACCGATGTCGACCGGCAGGGCGTCCGGATCGGGGTGAAGCAGGGCTCCGCTTACGACCTGTTCCTGACCCGCACCCTCCGGCACGCGTCGGTGGTGCGGGGCACGGAGGGCGTCGACGTCTTCCGCCAGCAGGGCCTGGAGGCAGCGGCCGGCATCCGGCAGCCGATGACGGAGTTCGTCGCGGCCGATCCGGACGGGGTGCGGCTGATCGAGGACAGGTTCATGGAGATCCGGCAGGCGGTGGGAACGACCCGGAGCCGGACGCCCGAGACGGTGGACTTCCTGCGGGACGTGATCGAGGAGCTGAAGGCCACGGGTTTCGTGGCCGAAGCGCTGTGCCGCTCGCACCGGTCCGGTTCCCTGGTGGCCCCGCCCGCCTGA
- a CDS encoding ferredoxin gives MGDRWSVEVDRGVCIGSGMCVNLAPDGFRLDTARQSHPVDPETDANERILAAAEGCPVEAITVALADSGEVVFPPED, from the coding sequence ATGGGCGACCGGTGGAGCGTCGAGGTCGACCGGGGCGTCTGCATCGGGTCGGGGATGTGCGTGAACCTCGCGCCGGACGGGTTCCGGCTGGACACCGCCCGGCAGTCCCACCCCGTCGACCCGGAGACCGACGCCAACGAGCGGATCCTCGCCGCCGCCGAGGGCTGCCCGGTCGAGGCCATCACGGTCGCGCTGGCCGACTCCGGTGAGGTGGTGTTCCCGCCGGAGGACTGA
- a CDS encoding aldehyde dehydrogenase, producing MSELVEHGKLFIGGELVDPLGRDVIEVISPHTEQVIGRVPHAAEGDVDRAVAAARQAFDQGPWPRMSLDERIAVVTRIKDAFAVRYEEIARVISSENGTPYTSSVMVQALAAMMVWDAAITVARTFPYEERRDGALGPLLVRREPVGVVAAVVPWNVPQFTAAAKLAPALLAGCSAVLKVSPESPLDAYILAEIVTEAGLPEGVLSILPADREVSEYLVAHPGVDKVSFTGSVAAGRRVMEVASRNLTRVTLELGGKSAAVILPDADLNAAVAGIVPFAWMINGQACVAQTRILVPRSRYEETAEAFAAAAGALKIGDPLDPATELGPLVAQRQQQRSLDYIRIGQEEGAKVLTGGGRPASQERGWYVEPTLFGDVDNSMRVAREEIFGPVICLLPYGDEDEAVKIANDSEYGLSGSVWTADTERGIDIARRVRTGTYSVNTFSLDMLGPFGGYKNSGLGREFGPEGYGEYFEHKMIHLPAGYGSEA from the coding sequence ATGAGCGAGCTTGTCGAACACGGAAAACTGTTCATCGGCGGGGAGTTGGTGGATCCGCTCGGACGGGATGTCATCGAGGTCATCTCCCCGCACACCGAGCAGGTCATCGGCCGCGTGCCGCATGCCGCCGAGGGGGACGTGGACCGGGCCGTCGCCGCCGCCAGGCAGGCGTTCGACCAGGGGCCCTGGCCGCGGATGTCGCTGGACGAGCGCATCGCCGTCGTCACGAGGATCAAGGACGCGTTCGCCGTACGGTACGAGGAGATCGCCCGGGTCATCAGCTCGGAGAACGGCACCCCGTACACCTCCAGTGTCATGGTGCAGGCCCTCGCCGCGATGATGGTGTGGGACGCGGCGATCACCGTCGCGCGCACCTTCCCGTACGAGGAACGGCGCGACGGGGCGCTCGGGCCGCTGCTCGTGCGGCGGGAGCCGGTCGGGGTCGTCGCGGCCGTCGTGCCGTGGAACGTGCCCCAGTTCACCGCCGCCGCCAAGCTCGCGCCCGCACTGCTCGCCGGATGCTCGGCCGTCCTCAAGGTCTCGCCCGAATCACCGCTCGACGCCTACATCCTGGCCGAGATCGTCACCGAGGCCGGGCTGCCCGAGGGCGTGCTGTCGATCCTGCCCGCCGACCGCGAGGTGAGCGAGTACCTCGTCGCGCACCCGGGCGTCGACAAGGTCTCCTTCACCGGATCCGTCGCCGCCGGCCGGCGCGTCATGGAGGTCGCCTCGCGCAACCTCACCCGCGTCACCCTGGAACTCGGCGGGAAGTCCGCCGCCGTGATCCTCCCCGACGCCGACCTGAACGCCGCCGTCGCCGGCATCGTGCCCTTCGCCTGGATGATCAACGGCCAGGCCTGTGTGGCCCAGACCCGGATCCTCGTCCCGCGCTCCCGCTACGAGGAGACCGCCGAGGCCTTCGCCGCCGCCGCCGGCGCGCTGAAGATCGGCGACCCGCTCGACCCCGCCACCGAACTGGGCCCGCTCGTCGCGCAGCGCCAGCAGCAGCGCTCCCTCGACTACATCCGGATCGGGCAGGAGGAGGGCGCGAAGGTCCTCACGGGCGGAGGCCGCCCCGCATCCCAGGAGCGCGGCTGGTACGTCGAGCCGACGCTCTTCGGCGACGTCGACAACTCCATGCGCGTGGCCCGCGAGGAGATCTTCGGCCCGGTCATCTGCCTGCTGCCTTACGGCGACGAGGACGAGGCCGTGAAGATCGCCAACGACTCCGAGTACGGCCTCAGCGGCAGCGTCTGGACCGCCGACACCGAGCGCGGCATCGACATCGCCCGCCGGGTCAGGACCGGCACGTACAGCGTGAACACCTTCAGCCTCGACATGCTCGGCCCGTTCGGCGGCTACAAGAACTCCGGCCTGGGCCGGGAGTTCGGGCCCGAGGGGTACGGGGAGTACTTCGAGCACAAGATGATCCACCTGCCCGCCGGGTACGGGAGCGAGGCCTGA
- a CDS encoding MBL fold metallo-hydrolase, with the protein MTQVINHGGGVHSIKVPIPDNPLGHTLVHLLDTDRGPVLIDTGWDDPEAWDTLTAGLATVGVGIADIHGVVITHHHPDHHGLSGQVREASGAWIAMHAADTAIVRRTRESEPGTWLAYLAAKLATVGAPEDHIAPLLAAREKGGRMRTLPGLRAAIPDREIVPGELLDLAGRTLRAIWTPGHTPGHVCLHLEEDHPANLPGRGRLFSGDHLLPGISPHVGLYEDPDDATAATDPLGDYLDSLERIGRLGVAEVLPAHQYAFADAAGRVRELLDHHEERLTGLLALLAEPLTPWQLAERMEWNRPWEQIPYGSRNIAVSEAESHLRRLVKLGRAEALAGSEPVTYVAV; encoded by the coding sequence ATGACGCAGGTGATCAACCACGGTGGAGGCGTCCACAGCATCAAGGTCCCCATCCCGGACAACCCGTTGGGCCACACCCTGGTCCATCTGCTCGACACGGACCGCGGCCCCGTCCTGATCGACACGGGCTGGGACGACCCGGAGGCCTGGGACACCCTGACCGCGGGGCTCGCCACCGTGGGCGTGGGCATCGCCGACATCCACGGCGTGGTCATCACGCACCACCACCCCGACCACCACGGCCTCTCCGGTCAGGTCCGCGAGGCGTCCGGGGCCTGGATCGCGATGCACGCCGCCGACACGGCGATCGTCCGCCGCACCCGGGAGTCGGAACCGGGCACCTGGCTCGCCTACCTGGCGGCGAAGCTGGCGACGGTCGGCGCGCCCGAGGACCACATCGCCCCGCTGCTGGCCGCCCGCGAGAAGGGCGGCCGCATGCGCACCCTGCCCGGGCTGCGGGCGGCGATCCCGGACCGCGAGATCGTGCCGGGCGAACTCCTCGACCTGGCGGGCCGCACCCTGCGGGCGATCTGGACCCCGGGCCACACCCCCGGCCATGTCTGCCTGCACCTGGAGGAGGACCACCCGGCCAACCTCCCCGGCCGCGGCCGCCTCTTCTCCGGCGACCACCTGCTCCCCGGCATCAGCCCGCACGTGGGGCTGTACGAGGACCCGGACGACGCCACGGCCGCCACGGACCCGCTGGGCGACTACCTCGACTCACTGGAGCGCATCGGCCGCCTCGGTGTCGCCGAGGTCCTCCCGGCCCACCAGTACGCGTTCGCGGACGCGGCAGGCCGCGTGCGGGAACTCCTGGACCACCACGAGGAGCGCCTGACGGGCCTCCTCGCCCTGCTCGCCGAACCGCTCACGCCGTGGCAGCTGGCCGAGCGGATGGAGTGGAACCGGCCCTGGGAACAGATCCCCTACGGGTCCCGGAACATCGCCGTCTCGGAGGCCGAGTCGCACCTGCGCCGGCTGGTGAAGCTGGGCCGCGCCGAGGCGCTGGCGGGGAGTGAACCGGTGACGTACGTGGCGGTGTGA
- a CDS encoding bifunctional glycosyltransferase/CDP-glycerol:glycerophosphate glycerophosphotransferase produces the protein MPRFSVVIPVFKVQGYLHECLDSVLGQSFQDIEVIAVDDCSPDSCGDIIDEYAARDARVQAVHLPQNVGLGRARNAGLQRATGDYVLFLDSDDSYTPGLLQALAARLDAVGDLDILVFDHVRTFWHGRGGPSQSTELFERAGTDVFRLRDRPEFVHLFLVAWNKAFRREFFLEQGFQYAPGLYEDAPVTQMAMVTAERIGCLNRVGVEYRQRRHGAITKTPGRKHFDIFEQYEGLFAFLDARPELAWSKPMLFERAIHHMLFSLKRTERVRPADRKDYFARTADFYAAHIPDGFTLPGGTMGVHMRALAKRSFRAYQATEFAARVKRAGPRKVLGATSRVGKQAATSLSTFQRRRPLDPHLAVYTSYENLLPSCNPAAVFDKAKELAPQVHGVWVVRQELADQVPAGIDHVVPGSRRHAEVTARATYFVSNAAFPDDIAKRPGQIHLQTHHGTPLKRMGMDQQAYPAAAQGMDFGRLLEQVNRWNLSVSSNRHSTEQWERVYPGTFESLDVGYPRNDRFFTSTAEDVAAIRDRLGIAPGRTALLYAPTHREHHKEWTPTFDLARVAKSLGDDFVLMVRTHRLDRPNPQLRDLAEQGSVIDVSGHPSVEDLCLAADALVADYSSLIFDYANLDRPIVVDASDWKVYNAVRGVTFDLVSGLPGDTPGTVATTEDELIDAFRSGRWCDAEATALRSAFRERFCPYDDGHAAERVVRRFFLGEDPAPAIVPPARRTPAPRPSRG, from the coding sequence ATGCCTCGTTTCAGTGTTGTGATCCCCGTGTTCAAGGTCCAGGGATACCTCCACGAGTGCCTGGACTCCGTCCTCGGGCAGTCGTTCCAGGACATCGAGGTGATCGCCGTCGACGACTGCTCACCGGACTCCTGCGGCGACATCATCGACGAGTACGCCGCCCGCGACGCGCGTGTCCAGGCCGTGCACCTGCCCCAGAACGTGGGGCTGGGCCGGGCGCGCAACGCCGGACTCCAGCGCGCGACCGGCGACTACGTCCTCTTCCTCGACAGTGACGACAGCTACACCCCCGGCCTGCTGCAGGCGCTGGCCGCCCGGCTCGACGCGGTGGGGGACCTGGACATCCTCGTCTTCGACCACGTCCGCACGTTCTGGCACGGCAGGGGCGGCCCCAGCCAGTCCACGGAGCTGTTCGAGCGGGCGGGCACGGACGTCTTCCGCCTGCGGGACCGGCCCGAGTTCGTCCATCTCTTCCTGGTGGCCTGGAACAAGGCGTTCCGTCGTGAGTTCTTCCTGGAGCAGGGTTTCCAGTACGCGCCCGGCCTGTACGAGGACGCGCCGGTCACCCAGATGGCGATGGTCACGGCCGAGCGCATCGGCTGTCTGAACAGGGTCGGCGTCGAGTACCGGCAGCGCCGCCACGGCGCGATCACGAAGACGCCGGGCCGCAAGCACTTCGACATCTTCGAGCAGTACGAGGGCCTGTTCGCCTTCCTCGACGCACGCCCCGAGCTGGCCTGGTCCAAGCCGATGCTGTTCGAGCGTGCCATTCACCACATGCTGTTCTCGCTGAAGCGCACCGAGCGGGTCAGGCCCGCCGACCGCAAGGACTACTTCGCCCGCACCGCGGACTTCTACGCCGCGCACATCCCCGACGGCTTCACCCTGCCCGGCGGAACGATGGGGGTGCACATGCGCGCCCTGGCCAAGCGGTCCTTCCGCGCCTACCAGGCGACGGAATTCGCCGCCCGGGTCAAGCGGGCCGGGCCGAGGAAGGTCCTCGGGGCCACCAGCCGGGTCGGCAAGCAGGCGGCCACGAGCCTGTCCACCTTCCAGCGCCGGCGCCCGCTGGATCCGCACCTGGCCGTCTACACCTCGTACGAGAACCTGCTGCCGTCGTGCAACCCGGCCGCGGTCTTCGACAAGGCCAAGGAGCTGGCACCGCAGGTGCACGGCGTCTGGGTGGTGCGTCAGGAACTCGCCGACCAGGTGCCCGCCGGCATCGACCACGTCGTGCCCGGCTCGCGCCGCCACGCGGAGGTGACGGCTCGCGCCACGTACTTCGTGAGCAACGCCGCCTTCCCGGACGACATCGCCAAGCGCCCGGGGCAGATCCATCTGCAGACCCACCACGGCACCCCGCTCAAGCGGATGGGCATGGACCAGCAGGCGTATCCCGCCGCCGCCCAGGGCATGGACTTCGGCCGTCTGCTGGAGCAGGTGAACCGCTGGAACCTCAGCGTCTCCTCCAACCGGCACTCCACGGAGCAGTGGGAGCGCGTGTACCCCGGCACGTTCGAGTCGCTCGATGTGGGTTACCCGCGCAACGACCGCTTCTTCACCTCGACCGCCGAGGACGTCGCCGCCATCCGCGACCGGCTGGGCATCGCGCCGGGCAGGACCGCGCTGCTGTACGCGCCGACCCACCGCGAACACCACAAGGAGTGGACCCCCACGTTCGATCTGGCGCGCGTGGCCAAGTCCCTGGGCGACGACTTCGTCCTGATGGTCCGCACCCACCGCCTCGACCGGCCGAACCCGCAGCTGAGGGACCTCGCCGAACAGGGCAGCGTCATCGACGTGTCCGGCCACCCGTCCGTCGAGGACCTCTGCCTGGCGGCGGACGCGCTCGTCGCGGACTACTCGTCCCTCATCTTCGACTACGCCAACCTCGACCGCCCCATCGTCGTCGACGCGTCCGACTGGAAGGTCTACAACGCGGTCCGCGGTGTCACGTTCGACCTCGTCTCCGGCCTTCCGGGCGACACCCCCGGAACCGTCGCGACCACGGAGGACGAGCTCATCGACGCCTTCCGCAGCGGGCGTTGGTGCGACGCGGAGGCCACCGCGCTGCGCAGCGCCTTCCGTGAGCGCTTCTGCCCGTACGACGACGGGCACGCCGCCGAGCGCGTCGTACGCCGCTTCTTCCTCGGCGAGGACCCCGCCCCGGCGATCGTCCCGCCGGCGCGGCGGACCCCGGCGCCCAGGCCGTCGCGGGGCTGA
- a CDS encoding LysE family translocator yields MVSADRLLAFTAMSFLLIVIPGPSVLFVIGRALAQGRRAAMTTVAGNTMGAFLLVVAVALGVGSVVERSVLVFTVLKLAGAAYLVYLGVKAWRQRGSLQAAFTGEKTAQGGRRTFWDGFAVGVANPKTMVFFAAVLPQFVDRAQGHIAVQMLVLGLVFNLIALASDSLWGLLAATGRDWFARSPRRLSLVGGIGGVTMIGLGVSVAVTGRKD; encoded by the coding sequence ATGGTGTCTGCTGACCGCTTGCTCGCCTTCACGGCGATGTCGTTCCTGCTGATCGTGATTCCGGGGCCCAGCGTGCTGTTCGTGATCGGGCGGGCCCTGGCGCAGGGCAGGCGTGCGGCGATGACGACGGTCGCCGGCAACACGATGGGCGCCTTCCTGCTCGTCGTCGCCGTGGCCCTCGGAGTCGGGTCGGTCGTGGAGCGTTCCGTCCTCGTCTTCACGGTGCTGAAACTGGCCGGTGCCGCCTACCTGGTGTACCTGGGTGTCAAGGCGTGGCGGCAACGCGGCTCGCTCCAGGCCGCGTTCACCGGCGAGAAGACCGCGCAGGGCGGTCGGCGCACGTTCTGGGACGGGTTCGCCGTCGGTGTCGCCAACCCCAAGACCATGGTGTTCTTCGCCGCCGTGCTGCCGCAGTTCGTCGACCGCGCCCAGGGCCACATCGCGGTGCAGATGCTGGTGCTCGGGCTGGTCTTCAACCTCATCGCGCTGGCCTCGGACAGTCTGTGGGGCCTGCTCGCGGCAACCGGCCGGGACTGGTTCGCCCGCTCGCCCCGGCGCCTGTCACTCGTCGGAGGCATCGGCGGGGTCACGATGATCGGCCTCGGAGTCTCCGTGGCCGTCACCGGACGCAAGGACTGA